Proteins co-encoded in one Actinomycetota bacterium genomic window:
- a CDS encoding 2,3-diphosphoglycerate synthetase, whose amino-acid sequence MADGLKAVFLVDGEHHPATVLAALRTLSEREGLVPVGLFFLGGTEKIVDVGELSSPRYELFVAEDPARDLGEFLRRLRPRVVVDLSDLPVLGPRLRMELAAVALAEGACYRGGDFEFRPPVREEVLSKPSCAVIGTGKRCGKTAVSAEMARFLHRAGLRPVVVAMGRGGPPEPYLVREGIDGDFLLGELDKGLHAASDHYEDALISGVVTVGSRRCGGGMAGQPYVTNCAQAARLAETLPADAVIVEGSGSSIPPVAARVTVCVVSAAQDMEEALGYLGPYRLLISDGVVITMCEEPFASPRRIKELRDRIKRIKGDIITIETVFRPHPLQPISGRKVFLAMTAPEAVTGLARRHLEEETGCRVVGMSSRLAERKALLRDLEGAGEAEVILTELKAAAVEVAARYARERGKEIVYFHNLPVPSGGAGELEGFFRTMWEKATERS is encoded by the coding sequence GTGGCTGACGGCCTGAAAGCGGTTTTCCTGGTGGACGGCGAACACCATCCGGCCACGGTGCTCGCCGCGCTGCGCACCCTCTCGGAAAGGGAGGGCCTGGTGCCGGTGGGGCTTTTTTTCCTGGGCGGCACGGAGAAGATCGTCGACGTGGGGGAACTCTCTTCGCCGCGTTACGAGCTGTTCGTCGCGGAGGACCCCGCGCGCGACCTGGGAGAATTCCTGCGCAGGTTGAGGCCGCGGGTGGTGGTGGACCTCAGCGACCTGCCCGTGCTCGGTCCGCGGCTGAGGATGGAGCTCGCCGCGGTGGCGCTGGCCGAGGGGGCATGCTACCGGGGAGGCGACTTCGAGTTCCGGCCGCCCGTGCGGGAGGAGGTTCTGAGCAAGCCGTCTTGCGCCGTCATCGGGACCGGCAAGAGGTGCGGCAAGACGGCCGTCTCGGCGGAGATGGCGCGTTTCCTGCACCGCGCGGGGCTGCGCCCGGTGGTGGTGGCCATGGGAAGAGGAGGGCCGCCGGAACCGTACCTGGTGCGGGAGGGGATCGACGGGGATTTCCTCCTCGGCGAGCTGGACAAGGGGCTGCACGCCGCTTCCGACCATTACGAGGACGCGCTGATATCCGGCGTGGTCACCGTCGGTTCCCGCCGCTGCGGCGGGGGGATGGCGGGGCAACCGTATGTGACCAACTGCGCGCAGGCCGCCCGCCTGGCGGAAACCCTTCCCGCGGACGCGGTCATCGTGGAGGGCAGCGGGTCGAGCATCCCCCCCGTGGCCGCACGGGTGACCGTCTGCGTCGTCAGCGCGGCGCAGGACATGGAGGAAGCCCTGGGTTACCTGGGCCCCTACCGGCTCTTGATTTCGGACGGGGTTGTCATTACAATGTGCGAAGAACCTTTCGCTTCTCCCCGCAGGATAAAGGAGCTGCGCGATAGGATAAAACGGATAAAAGGCGATATAATAACCATAGAAACGGTTTTCAGGCCTCATCCCTTGCAACCCATCAGCGGCAGGAAAGTGTTTCTTGCCATGACCGCGCCGGAGGCGGTCACGGGCCTAGCGCGCAGGCACCTGGAGGAGGAAACGGGGTGCCGGGTGGTGGGGATGAGCTCGAGGCTGGCGGAGAGGAAAGCGCTGCTGCGGGACCTGGAGGGAGCGGGGGAAGCGGAGGTCATCCTCACGGAGCTCAAGGCTGCGGCGGTCGAGGTGGCGGCGAGGTACGCTCGGGAGAGGGGGAAGGAGATAGTCTACTTCCATAACCTGCCGGTGCCCTCGGGCGGCGCGGGGGAGCTGGAAGGCTTCTTCCGCACCATGTGGGAGAAGGCCACGGAGAGAT
- a CDS encoding metallophosphoesterase — protein MVVAHISDFHIGSYHFVANLMNRTILELNELKPDIVVVTGDLTNEGFRQEYLTARSYLDSLECEHIVIVPGNHDSRNVGYLHFQELFGPLFRSLEYQGVFILGVDSSEPDLDDGKIGREKYGWIVNSYQSADAFKIFALHHHLLPVPGTGRERNIVYDAGDILELLVYSGVDLVLTGHKHVPYVWRLEDLYIVNAGTISTLRLRGHTKPCYNVIEIREDTVKVFRKYPFGGRDIIAQFGAGVSDTQKELSGIVREIIGTDI, from the coding sequence CTGGTGGTGGCCCACATATCCGATTTTCACATCGGCTCCTACCATTTCGTGGCCAACCTCATGAACCGGACCATACTCGAGCTGAACGAGCTGAAGCCGGACATAGTGGTGGTGACCGGCGACCTTACCAACGAGGGTTTCCGACAGGAATACCTGACCGCCAGGTCCTACCTGGACAGCCTGGAATGCGAGCACATCGTCATCGTCCCCGGCAACCACGATTCCCGCAACGTTGGTTACCTCCACTTCCAGGAGCTCTTCGGCCCCCTCTTCCGCTCCCTCGAGTACCAGGGTGTTTTCATCCTGGGCGTGGATTCCAGCGAACCGGACCTCGACGACGGGAAGATAGGCAGGGAAAAATACGGCTGGATTGTCAATAGTTACCAGTCAGCGGATGCCTTCAAGATCTTCGCCCTCCACCACCACTTGCTGCCGGTTCCCGGCACCGGCAGGGAGAGGAACATCGTGTACGACGCCGGCGACATCCTGGAGCTGCTCGTCTATTCCGGGGTGGACCTGGTGCTCACAGGCCACAAGCACGTGCCCTACGTGTGGAGGCTGGAGGACCTCTATATCGTGAACGCGGGGACCATTTCCACGCTGCGCTTGCGCGGCCACACCAAGCCGTGCTACAACGTCATCGAGATCCGCGAGGATACGGTCAAGGTTTTCCGGAAGTATCCCTTCGGGGGGCGGGACATCATCGCGCAATTCGGCGCCGGGGTCTCCGATACCCAGAAAGAGCTTTCCGGGATAGTCCGCGAGATAATCGGGACCGACATCTGA
- a CDS encoding cofactor-independent phosphoglycerate mutase has protein sequence MKYTILVPDGAADRPVKERGGMTPLEVARTPNMDFLAENGICGTAITVPADMPAGSDVATFSLLGYDPHRYYTGRGPLEAASMGVALSPDEVAFRCNLVTAREGRLEDYSAGHISSEEAARIILFLQERLGDHYTRFHPGVGYRHLLVLRGLHYLEARCFPPHDVVGREIAEVIPEGPGEERLRALMRISQRLLRDHEVNRSREERGLRPANMVWPWGQGKAPRLPTLRERYGIDGAVITAVDLVKGLGILAGMDVVEVPGATGYHDTDYEAKGRYAVAALHRVDLVFVHVEAPDEAGHEGDWEAKVEALERFDRHVVGAVLDATVQLRENLCVLLAPDHLTPLEARTHVHGPVPFAVYVPGLEPDAVKAFSERAAAEGRFRDVPAWKLLDILAGREAGGR, from the coding sequence TTGAAGTACACCATCCTGGTGCCGGACGGGGCCGCAGACCGCCCGGTGAAAGAACGGGGCGGCATGACGCCCCTGGAGGTCGCCCGCACCCCCAACATGGATTTCCTGGCGGAGAACGGGATCTGCGGAACGGCGATCACCGTGCCCGCTGACATGCCGGCGGGAAGCGACGTCGCCACCTTTTCCCTGCTCGGCTACGACCCTCACCGCTATTACACGGGCCGCGGCCCCCTGGAGGCGGCCAGCATGGGGGTAGCGCTCTCCCCGGATGAGGTGGCCTTCCGCTGCAACCTGGTCACTGCCCGCGAGGGGCGCCTGGAGGATTACAGCGCGGGCCATATCTCCAGCGAGGAGGCGGCCCGCATCATCCTCTTCCTCCAGGAGAGGTTGGGCGACCACTACACCCGCTTTCACCCCGGCGTCGGCTACCGCCACCTCCTGGTGTTGCGGGGCCTCCATTACCTGGAGGCGCGCTGCTTCCCACCCCACGACGTGGTGGGGCGGGAGATCGCGGAGGTGATACCCGAGGGTCCGGGGGAGGAGAGGTTGCGGGCGCTGATGCGCATCTCGCAGCGCCTGCTGCGCGACCACGAGGTCAACCGCTCGCGGGAGGAAAGGGGCCTGAGGCCGGCGAACATGGTATGGCCCTGGGGGCAGGGAAAGGCCCCGCGGCTTCCCACCCTGCGGGAAAGGTACGGCATCGACGGCGCGGTGATCACCGCCGTCGACCTGGTCAAGGGCCTGGGAATACTGGCCGGCATGGACGTGGTGGAGGTCCCCGGCGCCACCGGTTATCACGATACCGATTACGAGGCCAAGGGCCGTTATGCCGTGGCCGCCCTGCATCGCGTGGACCTGGTGTTCGTGCACGTGGAGGCACCGGACGAGGCCGGCCACGAGGGCGACTGGGAGGCCAAGGTGGAGGCCCTGGAGCGCTTCGACCGGCATGTCGTGGGCGCCGTTCTCGACGCCACCGTGCAGTTGCGGGAGAACCTGTGCGTCCTTCTAGCGCCGGACCACCTCACGCCCCTCGAGGCGCGCACGCACGTGCACGGCCCCGTCCCCTTCGCGGTTTACGTCCCGGGCCTGGAGCCGGACGCGGTGAAGGCTTTCAGCGAGAGGGCCGCCGCGGAGGGGAGGTTCCGGGACGTACCGGCATGGAAGTTGCTGGATATACTGGCGGGGCGGGAGGCGGGCGGGCGGTGA
- a CDS encoding threonine synthase: MRGDWRGVIEAYREFLPVSAGTPVVTLLEGGTPLVEARYIGRQLNARVFLKYEGLNPTGSFKDRGMTVAVSKALEEGARMVICASTGNTSASAAAYAARAGMECAVIIPRQAIALGKLAQALIHGARVIALDGNFDQALQLVRRIAEDHPVVLVNSLNPHRIEGQKTGAFEICDVLERAPDYHFIPVGNAGNITAYWKGYREYREAGRIEALPRMMGWQAEGAAPIVRGHVVEKPETLATAIRIGNPASWKQAVAAAEESGGAIDMVSDGEILEAYRLLAEREGVFVEPASAASVAGLYKSFRRGELPAGSLVVCVLTGHGLKDPDLAVSCVQEPAPVPPQMDAVLEALGFR; the protein is encoded by the coding sequence TTGCGAGGCGACTGGCGTGGCGTGATAGAGGCCTACCGGGAGTTCCTGCCCGTAAGCGCCGGCACGCCCGTGGTGACCCTGCTGGAGGGCGGCACGCCGCTGGTGGAGGCGCGCTACATCGGCCGGCAGCTGAACGCCAGGGTCTTTCTCAAGTACGAGGGCCTGAACCCCACCGGGTCTTTCAAGGACCGCGGCATGACCGTGGCCGTTTCCAAGGCGCTGGAGGAGGGGGCCCGCATGGTCATCTGCGCCTCCACCGGGAACACGAGCGCCTCCGCGGCTGCGTACGCGGCACGGGCCGGGATGGAGTGCGCGGTGATCATCCCCCGCCAGGCCATCGCGCTGGGCAAGCTGGCGCAGGCGCTCATCCACGGGGCCAGGGTGATCGCCCTGGACGGCAATTTCGACCAGGCCTTGCAGCTGGTGCGCCGCATCGCGGAGGATCACCCGGTGGTCCTGGTGAACTCCCTCAACCCCCACCGCATCGAGGGGCAGAAAACGGGGGCGTTCGAGATCTGCGATGTGCTGGAACGCGCTCCCGATTACCATTTTATCCCAGTTGGCAACGCGGGCAACATAACCGCCTACTGGAAGGGCTACCGGGAATACCGCGAGGCGGGAAGGATAGAGGCCCTGCCGCGCATGATGGGCTGGCAGGCCGAGGGCGCGGCGCCCATCGTGCGCGGGCACGTTGTGGAGAAGCCGGAGACCCTGGCCACCGCCATCCGCATCGGCAACCCCGCGAGCTGGAAGCAGGCGGTGGCGGCGGCGGAGGAGTCGGGGGGCGCCATAGACATGGTTTCCGACGGCGAGATACTGGAGGCCTACCGCCTGCTGGCCGAGAGAGAGGGCGTTTTCGTGGAGCCGGCGTCCGCCGCTTCCGTGGCTGGGCTCTACAAGTCCTTCCGGCGCGGGGAACTGCCGGCGGGCTCCCTGGTGGTGTGCGTGCTCACCGGCCACGGACTGAAGGACCCCGACCTGGCGGTGAGTTGCGTGCAGGAGCCGGCGCCCGTGCCGCCGCAGATGGACGCGGTCCTCGAGGCGCTCGGGTTCCGTTAG